Proteins encoded by one window of Sphingosinicella sp. BN140058:
- the alaS gene encoding alanine--tRNA ligase has product MTSTNDIRRSFLDYFGREGHQIVPSAPLVPQNDPTLMFVNAGMVPFKNVFTGLEKRPYSTATSSQKCVRAGGKHNDLDNVGYTARHHTFFEMLGNFSFGDYFKEQAIHHAWTLITKEWGLPADRLTATVYHTDDEAFDLWRKIAGLPESRIIRIATKDNFWAMGDSGPCGPCSEIFFDHGDHIFGGPPGSPDEDGDRFVEIWNLVFMQYEQEDNQIVRDLPRPSIDTGMGLERVAAVLQGVHDNYDTDTFKALIAASSELTRTEASGARQASHRVIADHLRASGFLIADGVLPANEGRGYVLRRIMRRAMRHAHLLGAAEPLMWRLVPSLMAEMGAAYPELIRAQALIEETLKLEETRFRQTLDKGLRLLDEATAGMNEGDTLAGDVAFKLYDTFGFPYDLTEDALRAQGLGVDRGGFDSAMAEQKAAARAAWKGSGDKASDDIWFDIAEEQGATDFTGYAGHEGEGQVIAIVKEGARVETASAGDRVTILTNQTPFYGESGGQMGDAGTITGENGLEADVTDTSKPLGRLHAHQATLRSGTVKVGDAVKLQVDAERRARVRANHSATHLLHAALRHRLGTHVTQKGSLVAPDRLRFDFSHPKALSSEDIAAIEAEVNAHIRENDSVSTRLMSPDEAISAGAMALFGEKYGDEVRVLSMGRADQNSYSVELCGGTHVNALGDIALFKIIGESAVASGVRRIEALTGEAARIWLTERETRLKETAAALKASPEEVPARVASLIEERRRLERELAEAKKALALGGGAGKAEAPGPEQIAGHGFIGQVIEGMDPKALRGLVDDAKQRVGSGVVALVTVNDGRASVAVGVTEDLAGRRSAVDLVRVAVAALGGQGGGGRPDMAQGGGPDGSKAAEAIAAVRDQLAAATLAA; this is encoded by the coding sequence ATGACCTCGACCAACGACATCCGCCGCTCCTTCCTCGATTATTTTGGACGCGAGGGGCACCAGATCGTGCCCTCGGCACCGTTGGTGCCGCAGAACGATCCGACCTTGATGTTCGTCAACGCCGGCATGGTGCCGTTCAAGAACGTGTTCACCGGCCTCGAGAAGCGGCCGTACTCGACCGCGACCTCGTCGCAGAAGTGCGTGCGTGCCGGCGGCAAGCATAACGATCTCGACAATGTCGGCTACACCGCGCGGCACCACACCTTCTTCGAGATGCTCGGCAATTTCTCGTTCGGCGACTATTTCAAGGAACAGGCGATCCACCATGCCTGGACCCTGATCACCAAGGAATGGGGCCTGCCGGCCGACCGGCTGACCGCGACCGTCTACCACACCGACGACGAGGCGTTCGACCTGTGGCGCAAGATTGCCGGACTGCCCGAAAGCCGGATCATCCGCATCGCCACCAAGGACAATTTCTGGGCGATGGGCGACAGCGGTCCCTGCGGCCCCTGTTCGGAGATCTTCTTCGATCACGGCGATCACATCTTCGGCGGCCCGCCGGGGAGCCCGGATGAGGATGGCGACCGCTTCGTCGAGATCTGGAACCTCGTCTTCATGCAATATGAGCAGGAAGACAATCAGATCGTTCGCGATCTGCCGCGCCCTTCGATCGACACCGGCATGGGGCTGGAGCGGGTCGCCGCGGTGCTTCAGGGCGTCCACGACAATTACGACACGGACACGTTCAAGGCGCTGATCGCCGCGTCGAGCGAGCTCACCAGGACGGAGGCGAGCGGCGCGCGCCAGGCGAGCCATCGGGTGATCGCCGACCATCTTCGCGCCTCGGGCTTCCTGATCGCGGACGGCGTGCTGCCGGCCAACGAGGGCAGGGGCTACGTGCTCCGCCGCATCATGCGCCGCGCCATGCGCCACGCCCATCTGCTCGGCGCCGCCGAGCCGCTGATGTGGCGGCTGGTGCCGTCGCTGATGGCCGAAATGGGCGCCGCTTATCCCGAGCTGATCCGCGCCCAGGCGCTGATCGAGGAGACTCTGAAGCTCGAGGAAACGCGTTTCCGCCAGACCCTCGACAAGGGCCTGCGGCTGCTCGACGAGGCGACCGCCGGGATGAACGAGGGCGACACGCTCGCCGGCGACGTCGCCTTCAAGCTCTACGACACGTTCGGCTTCCCGTACGATCTCACCGAGGATGCGCTGCGGGCGCAGGGCCTCGGCGTCGACCGCGGCGGCTTCGACAGCGCGATGGCCGAGCAGAAAGCCGCTGCCCGCGCCGCCTGGAAGGGATCGGGCGACAAGGCGTCGGACGACATCTGGTTCGATATCGCCGAAGAGCAGGGCGCGACCGACTTCACCGGCTATGCCGGTCACGAAGGCGAGGGCCAGGTGATCGCGATCGTCAAGGAGGGCGCCCGGGTCGAGACGGCTTCCGCCGGCGACAGGGTGACGATCCTCACCAACCAGACGCCATTCTATGGTGAGAGCGGCGGCCAGATGGGCGATGCCGGCACGATCACCGGCGAGAACGGTCTCGAGGCCGACGTTACCGACACGTCGAAGCCGCTGGGGCGTCTCCACGCCCATCAGGCGACGCTGCGGAGCGGAACCGTCAAGGTCGGCGACGCCGTCAAGCTGCAGGTCGATGCGGAGCGTCGGGCCCGGGTCCGTGCCAACCACAGCGCGACCCACCTGCTGCACGCGGCCCTCCGCCACCGTCTCGGCACCCACGTCACCCAGAAGGGATCGCTGGTGGCGCCCGACCGGCTGCGCTTCGACTTCTCGCATCCCAAGGCGCTCAGCAGCGAAGACATCGCCGCGATCGAGGCCGAGGTGAACGCCCATATTCGCGAGAATGACAGCGTCTCGACGCGGCTGATGAGCCCGGACGAGGCGATCTCCGCCGGTGCGATGGCCCTGTTCGGCGAGAAGTATGGCGATGAGGTCCGCGTGCTGTCGATGGGCCGCGCCGACCAGAACAGCTATTCGGTCGAGCTTTGCGGCGGCACCCATGTCAATGCGCTGGGTGACATCGCCTTGTTCAAGATCATCGGCGAGAGCGCGGTCGCATCGGGCGTGCGCCGGATCGAGGCCCTGACCGGCGAAGCCGCCCGTATATGGCTTACCGAACGCGAAACGCGGCTGAAGGAGACTGCGGCGGCGCTCAAGGCGTCGCCCGAGGAAGTGCCCGCCCGCGTGGCCAGCCTGATCGAGGAGCGGCGCCGGCTGGAGCGCGAGCTCGCCGAAGCGAAAAAGGCGCTCGCCCTCGGCGGCGGTGCCGGCAAGGCGGAGGCGCCGGGTCCCGAGCAGATCGCCGGCCACGGCTTCATCGGCCAGGTGATCGAGGGCATGGATCCGAAGGCTCTGCGCGGCCTCGTCGACGATGCCAAGCAGCGCGTCGGCTCGGGCGTGGTGGCGCTGGTCACGGTCAACGATGGTCGCGCCAGCGTGGCCGTCGGCGTCACCGAGGATCTTGCCGGCCGCCGGAGCGCCGTCGATCTCGTCCGCGTCGCGGTCGCGGCGCTCGGCGGGCAGGGCGGCGGCGGCCGTCCCGACATGGCCCAGGGCGGCGGCCCGGACGGATCCAAGGCCGCCGAAGCGATCGCCGCCGTGCGCGACCAATTGGCGGCGGCGACGCTCGCCGCCTGA